In the genome of Nocardia sp. NBC_00416, one region contains:
- a CDS encoding ATP-dependent Clp protease proteolytic subunit — protein MTAPTAGLNLSDSVYERLLRERIIFLGTQVDDDIANKICAQILLLSAEDPTKDISLYINSPGGSVNAGMAIYDTMQYAECDIATTAMGLAASMGQFLLTAGAPGKRFALPHTRIMMHQPSAGIGGSAADIAIMAEQFAYTKRELNELQAQHTGKPVEQINADADRDRWFTPDQALEYGFIDRVISNARQAGGTGSN, from the coding sequence ATGACAGCTCCGACCGCTGGGCTCAACCTCAGCGATTCTGTGTACGAGCGCCTGCTGCGTGAGCGCATCATCTTTCTCGGCACGCAGGTCGACGATGACATCGCGAACAAGATTTGCGCGCAGATCCTGCTGCTGTCGGCGGAGGACCCGACCAAAGATATTTCGCTCTACATCAACTCGCCGGGCGGGTCGGTGAACGCGGGTATGGCGATCTACGACACCATGCAGTACGCCGAATGCGATATCGCGACCACCGCGATGGGTTTGGCTGCGTCCATGGGGCAGTTCTTGCTGACCGCGGGTGCACCGGGAAAGCGTTTCGCGCTGCCGCACACCCGGATCATGATGCATCAGCCGTCGGCCGGTATCGGCGGTTCGGCCGCGGATATCGCGATCATGGCCGAGCAGTTCGCGTACACCAAGCGTGAGCTCAACGAGTTGCAGGCGCAGCACACCGGTAAGCCGGTGGAGCAGATCAACGCCGACGCGGATCGCGACCGCTGGTTCACGCCCGATCAGGCGCTGGAGTACGGCTTCATCGACCGTGTGATCAGCAATGCGCGCCAGGCGGGCGGCACGGGCAGCAACTAG
- a CDS encoding ATP-dependent Clp protease proteolytic subunit: MANPIDPRGLGGIAPAGPQSRYILPSFIEHSSFGVKESNPYNKLFEERIIFLGVQVDDASANDIMAQLLVLESLDPDRDITMYINSPGGSFTSLMAIYDTMQYVRADVATVCLGQAASAAAVLLAAGTPGKRACLPNARVLIHQPSVEGGIQGQVSDLEIQAAEIERMRRLMESTLAYHTGKEADVIRKDTDRDKILTAAEAKEYGIIDTVFDYRKLSAQK, translated from the coding sequence ATGGCCAATCCGATCGATCCTCGCGGCCTCGGCGGTATCGCCCCGGCGGGCCCGCAGTCGCGCTACATCCTGCCGTCGTTCATCGAGCATTCGAGTTTCGGCGTCAAGGAGTCCAACCCGTACAACAAGCTGTTCGAGGAGCGCATCATCTTCCTCGGCGTGCAGGTCGACGATGCTTCGGCGAATGACATCATGGCCCAGTTGCTGGTGCTCGAATCGCTGGATCCCGATCGTGACATCACGATGTACATCAATTCGCCGGGTGGTTCGTTCACCTCGTTGATGGCCATCTACGACACCATGCAATATGTGCGTGCCGATGTCGCGACGGTCTGCCTCGGGCAAGCTGCGTCGGCCGCCGCGGTGCTGCTGGCCGCCGGTACCCCCGGTAAGCGTGCCTGCCTGCCGAACGCCCGCGTGCTGATCCATCAGCCGTCGGTCGAGGGCGGTATCCAGGGGCAGGTGTCGGACCTGGAGATCCAGGCGGCCGAGATCGAGCGTATGCGCCGGTTGATGGAGTCCACGCTCGCGTATCACACGGGTAAGGAAGCCGATGTCATCCGCAAGGACACCGACCGCGACAAGATCCTGACGGCCGCGGAGGCCAAGGAATACGGGATCATCGATACCGTGTTCGACTACCGCAAGCTCAGCGCCCAGAAGTAA
- the tig gene encoding trigger factor: MKSTVEQLSPTRVRINVEVPFEELKPDFDRAYKALAKQVRIPGFRPGKAPAKLLEARLGRGAVLEQVVNDALPGRYSEAVTASEVKVIGQPEIEITKIEDGQELAFTAEVDIRPEIALPEDYSTIAVTVDAIEITDDDIDEQLQSLRQRFGTLSGVERPVQDGDFVSIDLSATVGGEEVPEAATTGLSHEVGSGQLIEGLDEAVIGLSAGESKEFTSTLVAGDHAGQEATITVTVGSVKERELPEADDEFAQLASEFDTIEELKADLRSRVERVKKVEQAGDIRDQVLEKLLETVEVPLPEAVVKAEIDAVQHDAVHGFDHDEAKFAAALEAQGSSREEFDADTKEAAEKSVKTQLLLDAVAEAEGTQVGQEELTERILFQAQRYGMAPEQFIQQVQQAGQLGAVFADVRRGKALAGVVGQVTVTDSAGNTVDTDEMFGNAAESDEPTSEESTIADAE, encoded by the coding sequence GTGAAGAGCACCGTCGAGCAGCTGAGCCCGACCCGGGTCCGGATCAATGTCGAGGTGCCCTTCGAGGAGCTGAAGCCGGACTTCGATCGCGCCTACAAGGCCCTGGCCAAGCAGGTGCGCATTCCCGGCTTTCGCCCGGGCAAGGCGCCGGCCAAGCTGCTCGAGGCGCGCCTGGGCCGCGGCGCGGTCCTGGAGCAGGTCGTCAACGACGCGCTGCCGGGCCGCTACAGCGAGGCCGTCACCGCCTCCGAGGTGAAAGTCATCGGACAGCCGGAAATCGAGATCACCAAGATCGAGGACGGCCAGGAGCTGGCCTTCACCGCCGAGGTCGATATCCGTCCGGAGATCGCCCTGCCCGAGGACTACAGCACCATCGCCGTCACCGTCGACGCCATCGAGATCACCGATGACGATATCGATGAGCAGCTGCAGTCGCTGCGCCAGCGTTTCGGCACCCTCAGCGGTGTCGAACGGCCGGTGCAGGACGGCGATTTCGTATCCATCGACCTCTCCGCCACCGTCGGCGGCGAAGAGGTGCCGGAGGCCGCGACCACCGGGCTGTCGCACGAGGTCGGTTCGGGCCAGCTCATCGAGGGCCTGGACGAGGCCGTCATCGGATTGTCGGCCGGCGAGTCCAAGGAGTTCACCTCGACGCTGGTCGCGGGCGATCACGCCGGCCAGGAGGCCACGATCACCGTGACCGTCGGATCGGTCAAAGAACGTGAGCTGCCCGAGGCCGACGACGAATTCGCCCAGCTCGCCAGTGAATTCGACACCATCGAGGAACTGAAGGCCGATCTGCGGTCGCGGGTCGAGCGGGTCAAGAAGGTGGAGCAGGCCGGCGATATCCGGGACCAGGTGCTGGAGAAGCTGCTGGAAACCGTCGAGGTGCCGCTGCCCGAGGCCGTGGTGAAGGCCGAGATCGACGCCGTGCAGCACGACGCCGTCCACGGGTTCGATCACGACGAGGCCAAGTTCGCCGCGGCGCTGGAAGCGCAGGGCTCGAGCCGCGAAGAGTTCGACGCCGATACCAAGGAGGCCGCCGAGAAGTCGGTGAAGACCCAGCTGCTGCTGGACGCGGTCGCCGAGGCCGAAGGCACCCAGGTCGGGCAGGAAGAGCTCACCGAGCGGATCCTGTTCCAGGCCCAGCGCTACGGCATGGCGCCGGAGCAGTTCATCCAGCAGGTGCAGCAGGCCGGCCAGCTCGGCGCCGTCTTCGCCGACGTCCGCCGCGGCAAGGCCCTGGCCGGTGTGGTCGGCCAGGTGACGGTGACCGATTCGGCGGGCAACACCGTGGACACCGACGAAATGTTCGGCAACGCCGCGGAATCCGACGAGCCGACCAGCGAGGAGTCCACCATCGCGGACGCGGAGTGA
- a CDS encoding MerR family transcriptional regulator, with protein sequence MAAGVEYTIDELARAAGTTVRSLRVYHERGVLPPPQVKGRTGYYSPDHLNRVRTISRLLDRGIKLNGIKELLKAWDRGDDLGDILGVGPLLGGMESDEPSTDDSATPTDTIPATDLQERYASVPNGLARIVAAGLYEPVDAATYRPADRQLIRISEQLAAAGVPEAEVLGELERIRADSDRMARRFVDLFHRTAWQKYQNSDRGTDDLAELTLQLQLARTLPGKAAAELVNRFVAHYIDSDSELAELPAES encoded by the coding sequence ATGGCTGCTGGTGTGGAGTACACGATCGATGAACTGGCGCGCGCCGCCGGCACGACCGTGCGCAGCCTGCGGGTTTATCACGAACGGGGGGTTCTGCCCCCGCCGCAGGTCAAGGGGCGGACAGGCTATTACAGTCCAGATCACCTCAATCGGGTGCGCACGATCAGCAGGTTGCTCGATCGCGGAATCAAGCTGAACGGGATCAAAGAACTTCTCAAGGCCTGGGACCGCGGTGACGATCTCGGCGATATCCTCGGTGTCGGCCCGCTGCTCGGCGGTATGGAATCCGATGAACCGTCCACGGACGATTCGGCAACGCCCACCGACACCATCCCGGCCACCGACCTGCAGGAACGGTATGCGTCGGTACCCAACGGGCTGGCGCGCATCGTCGCCGCCGGGCTCTACGAACCAGTCGATGCCGCCACTTATCGACCCGCCGACCGGCAGCTCATCCGAATATCCGAGCAGTTGGCCGCCGCCGGCGTCCCCGAGGCCGAAGTGCTGGGCGAGCTGGAGCGCATCCGCGCCGATTCCGACCGGATGGCCCGCCGCTTCGTCGACCTCTTCCATCGCACCGCCTGGCAGAAGTACCAGAATTCCGATCGCGGCACCGACGACCTGGCCGAACTGACCCTGCAACTCCAGCTGGCTCGTACCCTGCCCGGCAAGGCGGCCGCGGAGCTGGTGAACCGGTTCGTCGCCCACTACATCGACAGTGACAGCGAACTGGCCGAGCTTCCCGCGGAGAGCTGA
- a CDS encoding dihydrofolate reductase family protein → MGSVTLWMQISLDGFTEGPDEAVHWPVVDEELCTEYLDELRRADLLLYGRKTYEIMARFWPTADLAPVSPFYVDFARFWRAAPKLVVSRTLRNPAWNTRVIGPDLVDEVSRRKSAGQNMVLFGGAETARSFLEHELIDEFRLFVHPLLLGGGVPLFRSPVDTTGLRLMDVLTFDSAVVQMHYRQAACVMC, encoded by the coding sequence ATGGGAAGCGTGACACTGTGGATGCAGATATCCCTCGACGGGTTCACGGAGGGACCCGACGAGGCGGTCCACTGGCCGGTCGTAGACGAGGAACTCTGTACCGAATACCTGGATGAACTCCGCCGGGCCGATCTGCTGCTCTACGGACGAAAAACCTACGAGATCATGGCCAGGTTCTGGCCCACCGCCGATCTCGCCCCCGTCTCCCCGTTCTATGTCGACTTCGCCCGATTCTGGCGCGCCGCACCGAAACTCGTCGTATCGCGCACACTGCGCAACCCCGCGTGGAACACCCGGGTGATCGGCCCGGACCTGGTGGACGAGGTGAGCCGACGCAAGAGCGCAGGTCAGAATATGGTGCTGTTCGGTGGCGCCGAAACCGCGCGCAGTTTCCTGGAACACGAACTGATCGACGAGTTCCGGCTGTTCGTCCATCCCCTGTTGCTCGGTGGCGGGGTGCCCCTGTTCCGGTCGCCCGTCGACACCACCGGACTGCGCCTGATGGATGTGCTGACCTTCGACAGTGCGGTGGTTCAGATGCATTATCGCCAGGCCGCGTGCGTGATGTGCTGA
- a CDS encoding WhiB family transcriptional regulator: MSTVIQPRRPAAEAWDWQMNGSCRGLESTVFFHPEGERGRARAARVRRAKQICDTCPVLDRCRSYALAVGEPYGVWGGMSEDERRTHTQRAVTSRSTN; the protein is encoded by the coding sequence ATGTCCACCGTGATCCAGCCTCGGCGCCCGGCCGCCGAGGCATGGGACTGGCAAATGAACGGGTCCTGCCGCGGCCTGGAATCGACTGTGTTCTTTCATCCCGAAGGCGAGCGCGGTCGGGCCCGCGCCGCTCGGGTGCGGCGCGCCAAGCAGATCTGCGATACCTGTCCGGTGTTGGACCGATGCCGAAGCTATGCGCTGGCGGTCGGCGAACCGTACGGGGTGTGGGGTGGTATGTCGGAGGACGAACGCCGCACACATACCCAACGGGCCGTTACTTCCAGGTCGACGAACTAG
- a CDS encoding phosphoketolase family protein, with product MTQSASAGGDTGADNVGGHGGQSVAPRPYVLSETASGPLDADELETLDAWWRAANYLSVGQIYLMGNPLVREPLAPEHIKPRLLGHFGTVPGLNLVWVHANRAITARDLNAVFVAGPGHGGPGPNACAWLEDTYSHLYSHVPRDGEGMRALFAQFSFPGGVPSHCAPETPGSFHEGGELGYSLLHAFGAALDNPDLTVFCVVGDGEAETAPLAGSWHANKFVNPARDGAVLPILALNQYKIANPTLLARIPEAELISLLRGYGYEPLIVAGSDPAQVHQDMAAAMDACLERIAQIQRAARDGSDPTRPQWPMIVLRTPKGWTGPPVVDGKPVEGTFRAHQVPLPAARDDAAHRAVLEQWLRSYRPEELFDESGAPVSELRQLVPVGTRRMSANPVANGGALVRDLRLPDWREYAVDVPAPGRTVHEATRVLGGWLREVTVANPDNFLTFAPDELASNRLQDILEVTGRNWQEEIGVHDEKLDRAGRVIEVLSEHMCQGLLEGYLLTGRHGVFTCYEAFVHIVDAMFNQHAKWLDASAAVPWRQPLPSLNYLLSSHVWRQDHNGFTHQDPGFLDVVLNKKPEIVRVYLPPDSNTLLSVYDHCLRSRHYVNVVVAGKQPQPNWLSATEAALHCARGIGIWDWAGHRDEPATTPDVVLACAGDVPTLETLAAAAILREHLPWLRVRVVNVVDLMRLLPTEEHPHGLPDREFDTLFTRDSPVIFAFHGYPWLIHRLTYRRTNHAGLHVRGYKERGTTTTPFDMVMLNDLDRYHLVMDVIDRVPALREQAAGLRQEMVDARLRARTWTRTHGADIPEVANWHWPG from the coding sequence ATGACGCAATCGGCGAGTGCAGGTGGGGATACCGGTGCCGACAATGTGGGCGGTCACGGTGGGCAATCCGTCGCGCCCCGGCCCTACGTGTTGTCGGAGACCGCGTCGGGTCCGTTGGATGCCGATGAACTGGAAACCCTGGACGCGTGGTGGCGGGCCGCCAATTATCTTTCGGTCGGGCAGATCTATCTGATGGGCAATCCGCTGGTCCGCGAACCGCTGGCACCCGAGCACATCAAACCCCGGCTGCTCGGCCATTTCGGCACCGTGCCGGGCCTGAATCTGGTGTGGGTGCACGCGAACCGGGCGATCACGGCGCGGGATCTGAACGCGGTGTTCGTGGCCGGCCCCGGGCACGGCGGCCCGGGCCCGAACGCGTGCGCGTGGCTGGAAGACACCTACTCCCACCTCTACAGTCATGTGCCCCGCGACGGCGAGGGGATGCGGGCCCTGTTCGCCCAGTTCTCCTTTCCCGGCGGAGTTCCCAGTCACTGCGCACCGGAGACGCCGGGCTCGTTCCATGAGGGTGGGGAGCTGGGTTATTCGCTGTTGCACGCGTTCGGCGCGGCCCTGGACAACCCGGATCTGACCGTCTTCTGCGTGGTCGGCGACGGCGAGGCCGAAACCGCGCCGCTGGCGGGCAGTTGGCACGCCAACAAGTTCGTGAACCCGGCTCGCGATGGGGCGGTACTACCGATTCTCGCGTTGAACCAATACAAGATCGCCAACCCGACCCTGCTGGCACGGATTCCCGAGGCCGAGCTCATCTCGCTGCTGCGCGGCTACGGCTATGAACCGCTGATCGTGGCCGGTAGCGATCCGGCGCAGGTGCATCAGGACATGGCCGCTGCGATGGATGCCTGCCTGGAGCGAATCGCGCAGATCCAGCGGGCCGCCCGCGACGGCTCCGATCCCACCCGGCCGCAGTGGCCGATGATCGTGCTCCGCACCCCCAAGGGCTGGACCGGGCCGCCGGTGGTGGACGGCAAGCCGGTGGAGGGCACGTTCCGCGCGCATCAGGTTCCGCTGCCGGCCGCTCGTGACGACGCGGCGCATCGGGCGGTGCTGGAACAGTGGCTGCGTTCCTATCGCCCCGAAGAGCTGTTCGACGAATCGGGCGCACCGGTGTCGGAGCTGCGGCAACTGGTCCCGGTCGGCACGCGGCGGATGAGCGCGAACCCGGTGGCCAACGGCGGCGCACTGGTCCGCGACCTGCGGTTGCCCGATTGGCGTGAGTACGCGGTGGATGTCCCCGCGCCCGGCCGGACCGTCCACGAGGCGACCCGGGTACTGGGCGGCTGGTTGCGTGAGGTCACCGTGGCCAATCCCGATAACTTCCTGACCTTCGCCCCCGACGAGCTGGCCAGCAACCGGTTGCAGGACATCCTGGAGGTCACCGGACGCAACTGGCAGGAGGAGATCGGCGTCCACGACGAGAAATTGGATCGGGCCGGCCGAGTGATCGAGGTGCTCTCCGAGCACATGTGCCAGGGGCTGCTGGAGGGATATCTGCTCACCGGCCGACACGGGGTCTTCACGTGTTACGAAGCCTTCGTCCACATCGTGGACGCCATGTTCAATCAGCACGCCAAATGGCTCGACGCGAGTGCCGCGGTGCCGTGGCGGCAACCGCTGCCGAGCCTGAACTATCTGCTGTCGTCGCATGTGTGGCGGCAGGATCACAACGGCTTCACCCACCAGGACCCCGGCTTCCTCGACGTGGTGTTGAACAAGAAGCCGGAGATCGTGCGGGTGTACCTGCCGCCGGACTCGAACACGCTGCTGTCGGTGTACGACCACTGCCTGCGCTCGCGGCACTATGTGAACGTGGTGGTGGCCGGTAAACAGCCGCAGCCGAATTGGCTCTCGGCAACCGAGGCCGCACTGCACTGCGCCCGGGGAATAGGCATCTGGGACTGGGCGGGTCACCGCGACGAGCCGGCCACCACCCCCGATGTGGTCCTGGCCTGCGCCGGCGATGTGCCGACCCTGGAAACACTTGCCGCCGCGGCGATCCTGCGCGAGCATCTACCGTGGTTGCGGGTGCGGGTGGTGAACGTGGTCGACCTGATGCGACTGCTGCCGACCGAGGAACATCCGCACGGGCTACCGGACCGTGAATTCGATACGTTGTTCACCCGCGACTCCCCGGTGATCTTCGCCTTCCACGGCTACCCGTGGCTGATCCACCGGCTCACCTACCGACGCACCAATCACGCCGGTCTGCATGTGCGGGGCTACAAGGAACGAGGTACCACCACCACGCCCTTCGATATGGTCATGCTCAACGACCTCGACCGGTACCACCTGGTCATGGACGTGATCGACCGTGTCCCGGCACTGCGCGAGCAGGCGGCGGGACTGCGACAGGAGATGGTGGACGCGCGCCTGCGAGCCCGGACCTGGACCCGTACGCACGGCGCGGATATTCCCGAGGTGGCGAACTGGCACTGGCCCGGTTAG
- a CDS encoding FKBP-type peptidyl-prolyl cis-trans isomerase gives MQTIGRIIAVAAVGVAALGLTGCGSGDTGDTTTSSTAADPSGAPNQAGPTESKGRECVADDIEVKGGFGEVPQITIPDDCDPPKQLVVKDLVPGSGPGAAPGQKLTMNYALVTWSDKQQLDSSFDRGEPFELTLGDGMVIPGWEQGLVGVQQGARRLLIVPPDLGYGAGGNGVKPNETLVFVTDAVAVPQG, from the coding sequence ATGCAGACAATCGGCAGGATCATCGCTGTCGCCGCCGTCGGCGTGGCCGCCCTCGGGCTCACCGGATGCGGCTCGGGCGACACCGGCGACACCACGACGAGCAGCACAGCGGCCGATCCGTCGGGCGCCCCGAACCAGGCCGGGCCCACCGAATCGAAAGGCCGCGAATGCGTGGCCGACGATATCGAGGTGAAGGGAGGTTTCGGCGAGGTCCCGCAGATCACCATCCCCGACGACTGCGACCCGCCGAAACAGCTGGTGGTCAAGGACCTGGTCCCGGGATCCGGCCCCGGCGCCGCCCCCGGCCAGAAACTGACCATGAACTACGCGCTGGTCACCTGGTCGGACAAACAACAACTCGACTCGTCGTTCGACCGCGGCGAACCCTTCGAACTCACCCTCGGCGACGGCATGGTGATCCCCGGCTGGGAACAGGGTCTCGTAGGAGTCCAGCAGGGTGCCCGCCGGTTGCTGATCGTCCCACCGGACCTGGGCTACGGCGCCGGGGGCAACGGGGTGAAGCCGAACGAAACGCTGGTCTTCGTCACCGATGCGGTCGCGGTACCGCAGGGGTGA
- a CDS encoding ATP-binding protein — MAVIYPNGAAPPAPVTEFFGRERELARLHDLLRSGAARLITLVGQGGIGKTRLAAEALRRVDPGRPVYWARLAELERDCGDRAENVLRSVVRTDTRDPIALDVGVGPRGGAIAENAILVLDNCEHVLGAVGRVVIDLLATTPGLTILATSREPIGWADEYILTVPPLSSFESLQLFRRRAELTGRPVRDDPDQLAIVRSICRRVEHSPLFIRLAAARLRHQPPAMVLAELTGDAADQRMQWSQSARAGTERRHRGVYDVIAWSFDLCEAEEQLLLQRMSVFAAGYETDGVAPQRNGVELAAVVAVCADGTLPAERVAPLLERLAERSLVSTFRTETSVRWYLVESVRLFAGDRLRRDSAGAARVAGRHRRYYRDRVVEARSLWYGPQEQSWLDWARTSWDDILIGIETGIADPGEALIGLETASVLLSVWVPFINGGSRALTRLTAAALDVTRGAGVTGHHIRATALLGWYYLWQGDADRAAALLDECVAGCMPAEFGDGSWRDTPETDIGLPASVEWIWGLELMLFRLDPRAITVLERAGRKFTAQGDRVGVERGLVFAALAASMLGDPAEAERTTRRHLERSVASESALAAHWARVALALALARSDDPAAALEPARTVVSGNGAGRDTWMTSWTVAVCMLVLAHLLAADPAALGAASAARVRATELAWLVGVFRACHRTMGICIERVPMVAAGVGRATETATAILGAADFAAAERRGGQFRSGSDAVRQYLRSHWPVRTLTASAKTGHGESEPDLRADSRWETLSPAEREVAVLAAAGWPNSAIAERRGSSVRTVDAQVASIRQKLLIASRRRIPDHIPAGLAERVRAERAAAAGRSRNRRRVTGLPDGQ, encoded by the coding sequence ATGGCGGTGATCTACCCGAACGGTGCGGCCCCGCCCGCGCCGGTGACCGAGTTCTTCGGTCGAGAGCGGGAGCTTGCGCGCCTTCATGACCTGTTGCGTTCGGGGGCCGCGCGGCTGATCACCCTGGTCGGACAGGGCGGTATCGGCAAGACCCGCCTGGCCGCCGAGGCGCTGCGCCGTGTCGATCCGGGTCGGCCCGTGTACTGGGCGCGGCTGGCCGAACTCGAACGCGATTGCGGTGATCGTGCCGAGAACGTGCTGCGATCCGTGGTTCGCACCGACACCAGGGACCCGATCGCCCTCGACGTCGGTGTGGGGCCCCGCGGGGGCGCCATCGCGGAAAACGCGATCCTGGTACTGGACAACTGCGAACATGTACTCGGGGCGGTCGGCCGGGTGGTGATCGACCTGCTCGCCACCACACCCGGGCTGACCATTCTCGCCACCAGCCGCGAACCCATCGGCTGGGCCGACGAGTACATCCTCACCGTGCCACCGCTGTCCTCCTTCGAATCGCTGCAGCTGTTCCGGCGCCGCGCCGAACTCACCGGCCGCCCGGTCCGCGACGATCCGGATCAGCTCGCGATCGTGCGCAGCATCTGCCGCCGGGTCGAGCACAGCCCCTTGTTCATCCGGCTGGCCGCCGCGCGCCTGCGGCATCAACCGCCGGCGATGGTGCTGGCCGAACTCACCGGCGACGCCGCCGACCAGCGAATGCAATGGTCACAGAGTGCGCGCGCCGGCACCGAGCGGCGGCATCGCGGCGTCTACGACGTGATTGCCTGGTCCTTCGACCTGTGCGAGGCCGAGGAACAACTACTGCTGCAACGTATGTCGGTATTCGCGGCCGGCTACGAAACCGACGGCGTCGCACCGCAGCGCAACGGGGTCGAACTGGCCGCCGTAGTCGCGGTCTGCGCGGACGGAACGCTCCCGGCCGAGCGAGTGGCGCCGCTGCTGGAACGACTGGCCGAACGTTCGCTGGTCTCGACTTTTCGCACCGAGACCAGTGTGCGCTGGTACCTGGTGGAGAGCGTGCGCCTGTTCGCGGGTGACCGGTTGCGTCGTGACTCGGCCGGGGCGGCCCGGGTGGCCGGCCGACACCGCCGCTACTACCGGGATCGGGTCGTCGAGGCCCGGTCGCTGTGGTACGGGCCGCAGGAACAATCCTGGCTCGACTGGGCGCGCACCTCCTGGGACGACATCCTCATCGGTATCGAAACCGGTATCGCCGACCCCGGCGAGGCGCTGATCGGACTCGAGACGGCGTCGGTCCTGTTGTCGGTATGGGTGCCGTTCATCAACGGCGGGAGCCGGGCGCTGACCCGGCTCACCGCGGCGGCACTCGACGTCACCCGTGGTGCGGGCGTCACCGGCCACCACATCCGGGCCACTGCCCTGCTGGGCTGGTACTACCTGTGGCAGGGCGACGCGGACCGGGCCGCGGCCCTGCTCGACGAATGCGTCGCCGGGTGTATGCCGGCCGAGTTCGGCGACGGCTCCTGGCGCGATACCCCGGAAACCGATATCGGACTGCCCGCCTCGGTGGAATGGATATGGGGTCTGGAGCTGATGTTGTTCCGGCTCGACCCGCGCGCGATCACGGTTCTGGAGCGGGCGGGCCGCAAGTTCACCGCGCAGGGCGATCGGGTCGGGGTGGAACGCGGACTGGTCTTCGCGGCGCTCGCGGCATCGATGCTGGGCGACCCGGCCGAGGCCGAGCGGACGACCCGGCGACATCTGGAACGCTCCGTGGCCTCGGAATCCGCGTTGGCCGCACACTGGGCGCGGGTCGCGCTGGCGCTGGCGCTCGCCCGCTCCGACGACCCCGCCGCCGCCCTGGAACCGGCGCGCACGGTGGTCTCCGGGAACGGGGCGGGCCGTGATACCTGGATGACCTCGTGGACGGTCGCGGTGTGCATGCTCGTGCTGGCACACCTGCTCGCCGCGGATCCCGCGGCCTTGGGCGCCGCGTCGGCCGCGCGGGTACGCGCGACGGAACTGGCCTGGCTGGTGGGTGTTTTCCGGGCCTGCCACCGCACGATGGGGATCTGTATCGAGCGGGTGCCGATGGTGGCCGCGGGTGTCGGCCGTGCCACCGAAACCGCCACCGCGATCCTCGGTGCGGCGGATTTCGCCGCCGCCGAGCGGCGGGGCGGCCAGTTCCGATCGGGTAGTGACGCGGTCCGGCAGTACCTGCGCAGCCACTGGCCGGTGCGTACGCTCACCGCGTCGGCGAAAACCGGGCACGGTGAATCGGAACCGGACCTACGAGCTGATTCACGCTGGGAGACACTGTCGCCGGCCGAGCGCGAGGTCGCGGTGCTGGCGGCCGCGGGCTGGCCGAACAGTGCCATCGCCGAGCGGCGTGGTAGTTCTGTTCGCACCGTGGACGCGCAGGTCGCCAGTATCCGTCAGAAGCTGCTGATCGCCTCGCGACGGCGAATTCCCGATCATATTCCCGCTGGCTTGGCCGAACGGGTTCGTGCGGAGCGCGCTGCCGCCGCCGGTCGGTCGCGGAACCGGCGGCGGGTGACCGGGCTGCCGGACGGGCAGTGA